Below is a genomic region from Panulirus ornatus isolate Po-2019 chromosome 63, ASM3632096v1, whole genome shotgun sequence.
TGGTTAAGATAGTGGTTGGGACACATGATGACTGGTAAGATAGTGGTTGGGACACATGATGACTGGTTAAGATAGTGGTTGGGACACATGATGACTGGTAAGATAGTGGTTGGGACACATGATGACTGGTTAAGATAGTGGTTGGGACACATGAGACACATTTCGACTGCATGCGTCTATCCTGGTCGTGCCCGTCCCTTGTAGTGACTGTAGGATGTCCCTACATCCACCTGCATCCACTGGGGAAGTATACAGTTCGGGTCTATCTCCAGTGGTGGCCAATTAACATGACGTATCTGCAGGGTGGCAATTGGTCTTTAGCTTCAGCCACACAACAAGTGATGTCTGTGAACCACTGTCTGTGGGCcaacatgtgggtgtgtgtgtgtgtggaccgaggtctgtggtctagtgtgtgtgtgtgtgtgtgtggaccgctGTCTGTGggccaacatgtgtgtgtgtggaccgaggtctgtggtctagtgtgtgtgtgtgtgtgtgtggaccgaggtctgtggtctagtgtgtgtgtgtgtgtgtgtgtggaccgaggtctgtggtctagtgtgtgtgtgtgtgtgtgtgtgtgtgtgtgtgtgtgtgtgtgtggaccgcaGACtgtggtctagtgtgtgtgtgtgtgtgtgtggaccgaggtctgtgttctagtgtgtgtgtgtgtgtgtgtatgtctgcgtggGCAGGAGGCTCGTGTGGAGggcggcaggagggagagaggcaagcGTAATGTTAAGGCAGGACGTCTTTGCAGGAGACGCGGTCAACACCGCTGGTTTACGATGGCACTGCGCGCGGGACGACGACCCACGCCCGCTTGCCCGCGGACGATCACACGGTCGCCCGCGTCGTGAGGCCACATCGTATATCAAGGGTGAGGcgctctcctcctgctgcagggtGTGGGCGGATTGCTGCTCCGCCTGGCGCACATATCACGCCCTCCTAAACCCGAACGGTAGGCCAGGATCGAGTCCCAGTGTTCACTGTGTGTTCAGGGCACCTGAGGGaggcgctgctggtggtgttcTCTGTGTctcgcctctggtcctcctccctcgagGTATTTTCTGGGTGTAGCTTTCATCCATAGCAATGAATTGGGTGTTTGGTCTACGACCTCGCCCTCTGTACTCCCTTcctttctcttactctctctgTTCCATAATGGACAGTCACGTCTCTGTTCCACTGGAGGAGCTGGCCATGAAATAACTCCCTCCACCCATCATGAAGACAGTGTTACTGTAGGGAGGTGTGTTACTACAGGAAGGTGTGTTACTGTAGGAAGGTGTGTTACTGTAGGGTGGAGTGTTACTGTAGGGAGTTGTGTTACTGTAGGGATCTGTGGTACTGTAGGGAGGTGTGTTACTGTAGGGATCTGTGGTACTGTAGGAAGGTGTGTTACTGTAGGGTGGAGTGTTACTACAGGGAGGTGTGTTACTGTAGGGATCTGTGGTACTGTAGGGAGGTGTGTTACTGTAGGGATCTGTGGTACTGTAGGGAGGAGTGTTACTACAGGGAAGTGTGTTACTGTAGGGATCTGTGGTACTGTAGGGAAGAGTGTTACTGTAGGGATCTGTGGTACTGTAGGGAGGTGTGTTACTGTAGGGATCTGTGGTACTGTAGGGAAGAGTGTTACTGTAGGGATCTGTGGTACTGTAGGGAGGTGTGTTACTGTAGGGATCTGTGGTACTGTAGGGTGGAGTGTTACTACAGGGAAGTGTGTTACTGTAGGGATCTGTGGTACTGTAGGGAAGAGTGTTACTGTAGGGATCTGTGGTACTGTAGGGAGGTGTGTTACTGTAGGGAGGTGTGTTACTGTAGGGAGGTGTGTTACTGTAGGAAGGTGTGTTACTGTAGGAATCTGTGGTACTGTAGGGAGTTGTGTTACTGTAGGGAGTTGTGTTACTGTAGGGAGTTGTGTTACTGTAGGGAGTTGTGTTACTGTAGGGAGTTGTGGTACTGTAGGGAGGTGTGTTACTGTAGGGAGTTGTGTTACTGTAGGGATCTGTGGTACTGTAGGGAGTTGTGTTACTGTAGGGAGGTGTGTTACTATAGGGATCTGTGGTACTGTAGGGAGTTGTGTTACTGTAGGGATCTGTGTTACTGCAGGGATCTGTGTTACTGTAGGGATCTGTGTTACTGTAGGAACACAACACCTGGGCCCGTAACTACTGAACTAACTAACTGTGTAGTTACAATGCTTTTACGGAGTACCGTGCCTACGGTGGGTAGTTGGTAGGTAAAGCAAATTACTTGTTATCGATTTAAGATTATACCCAAGGACATGTCGTGGTAATTGCAGTCATTTTCTTCATGGTTTGTGTGGATATTATGTTAACAGCTGGCTCGAGTTCCATTGTTGAAGAGTAATTGGACGAAGGTATGGATGgggcgtatgtgtatgtgtgcatgtgtgtgtgtgtgtgtgtgtggtatctgcCTGTGTTTGTCCGTGGGAGGGAAAAGCGAGAGAGCACATGTATGGGTGTGTCAATATAAGGCCatgacacaaagaacatcacttGACGCTCTCTCCACTTGTCAGAAGCAGGCGCCCCGTCCCtcgttcaccacacacacacacacacacacacacacacacacacacacacccttcctggtTGGGTTCAGCCAACTCATCAGAGCTAATTGACGGgtaatgaaggcagcagcaggtgccactgtgtgtgtacaggtggaacacacacacaccaccagtccctgtgtgtgtgtgtggggcacgaAGTCGCTGGTGCTGACACCGGATCTCATGAGTCTTCTAAGGGAGAGCCTTACGCCAGAGGCTGATCAAGACTTGCTCTTTGGAGAAGGTGGATAGAGTACGTtctgtgttgatgatggaggggcTCATGCTGCAAGGGTGTAGCTGACCAGGGTGTAGCTGACCAGGGTGTAGCTGACCAGGGCTCAGGGCTCATATGGGTTAGAGGATGTGTACAAGCCCATTCATTTGCCTGACACTGTTTTCCCTTCTTCCCGCAGCGGTGCAGCACGAAAGAGCGCCTCGCTCCTGCCAGAAGCGGCCCATGTTCGCCCCAGACATGTCCAGCGGCGCGGGGTTCCCGCCGGCGGCGTCAGTGGGCGGCGGGACGGGATTGCCTCCGCTCCCGCCCTACTACCCGGCCCTCCTGCCGCCCGTGCCTTTCAAGCCGCCTTTCTTGCCCATGACGCCTTCGATGCCACCCCTCAGCCTTCACTTCAGCCACAACTCGGCCTTCAAGCCGAACTTGGCCGTCCTGGGTGGCGAGTTGCGCCGCCCATACACAGACGCCGCCCTCCATCACTCCCCCTCACCGCCCATCGATTCCAAACCCCCAATCAACGAGCGTCGGGAGTACAAGGTGGTAGTAGGGGAGCGCCTCGAGTTCAAGCCGCCATTCAGCACTCGCCTTGGGATGAAGCCGCCAATCACGGAGCGCCTGGATTTGAAACCGCCAACGGTCGATCAGAGGCAGCCAATGAACAGCTTGGCGGAGATGTCCCGGGCGACCAATGAGGGCTCGGCGTTCAGCCCGCCACGGCGCGTCCCTTCCCCGCCGCTGAGCAGCGCTGGGGAGGCAGAGGTGAGCAGTTCGGACGTGGCCAGGCACCACGGCAACACATCCCTCGCCGCTGCCATCATACGCACTACcattcaccaccacaacaacaacgaaaGTGtccacaataacaataataacaacaacatcaGCGTCTACTTCTCTCCAGACAACTGTGGCAAGAGTAATGGTGAGTTATGCGCCCCCCAACCTCTTCCCTTGGCCCTTAgcttcctcacttactctcatctatCGTCCATTATGCGAACCGCTAACCCAGCAGCTACAGGAACCCGTAGCTTTCCCAGGAGTCTTAGCTTTTTACTCAACGTCTCTGGGGCCTCCAAAACCTGCTTTAagacccctccacccacctcctgcaaAACCTTCTTACTCCAAAAGTCTTGCTAGAATTCTCCAAATCTTAGCTTCTGAAGACACGACTAGCTTTGGATAGCTTTGGCCCAACCTCTCTAGCTTTCTTCAAAACCTGCCATTCTCTTTCCTTAAGATGATTTATAGCTGTAAGATCTTCCTATAGCTTCTCCGGAACTTTTCTAGCTGTCGTTTGAGACCTTCCAAGCTTATCCAGTTATTTTTAGCTTTTCCCAATGCCTTCGAAACGGACCCTGAGACCCTCTTAGCTTTCTTGCAGACCTTTTTAGCTGTGCGCAAGAAATTCTCACCTTTCTCAGAGACCTTCCTAGCTGTCCTCGAGAACTTAGCCATCCACGAGACTTCCCTTAGCTGTCCTCGAGAACTTAGCCATCCACGAGACCTCCCTAGCTGTCCTCGAGAACTTAGCCATCCTCGAGACCTCCCTAGCTGTCCTCGAGAACTTAGCCATCCACGAGACCTCCCTAGCTGTCCTCGAGAACTTAGCCATCCACGAGACCTCCCTAGCTGTCCTCGAGAACTTAGCCATCCTCGAGACCTCCCTAGCTGTCCTTTGCAATCTGTCATAATTTCCTTCGTATTTTCCGAACCATCTTCACTTCACAATCCCCGGAGCTCCTACCATCTTGCAGTGGCTTTCAGCTTCCCCGCCACATCCCGCCATCAGAGCAGCGACATCAACATTGACCAGAAATTGATACGTATGTGTCAACATTACAAGTAATTGAGGATATCAATTTACTCGATTATGATCATGAAGGCATTCTTGATAtcagtttctcgcgttagcgaggtagcgcccagaacagacgaagaacggccacattcgctcacactcagtctctgtcatgtgtaatgcaccgaaaccacagctccctatccacatccaggtcccacagacctttccatggtttactctggccGCTTCATCTACCCTGGTTTATTCCactgatggcacgtcgaccccagtataccaaatgttccaaatcactctatcccgagcacgcctctcacccttctacatgttcaggctccggtcgctcaaaatcattttcactccatccttccacctccattttggtctccccgttctctatGTTCACTTCACATAATGCCCGCTGACAGCTGGATTGAAACCGCTCCCAATTATGTGTGAGCTGGAAATTTATGttttcaggggagatacaagaattcttgtacctcccctgatgatactacacgaaagtgcacttgcaacttctcgtgtttcatttttccctcgcggttatcagcaaatactagatcacgcacatcactttgaccagtgtagaccccgttgctcaccaacgtgagacgaagggtattcgagtacacagtattcgattagtcatttctctattatggACGATCATTGcttagtggtagcgctcccgcctgccacgcagggatcccgggttcaAACCTGGCTGTTGGGGagctgtatgttctatgaaagtgcgcgttcatatgcgatttgtgtgtgtgtgtatatatatatatatatatatatatatatatatatatatatatgtgtgtgtgtgtgtgtgtgtgtgtgtgtatctccagTTGTAAGGTGAAAAAATTGTAAAATCCTTGACGCGTTGATGACCTTTTGATTACTATAattaacatgattttttttacagGATTAGTTTAGTTAAATCATGATTTTTTATTAAAATTATATCTAACGATTTTTACTATGATTCTTAAGATACTTTATTTTTTACCAAGATTACAATATTTACTGTAGTCAATATGATAACGTTAATTTGGTTATATAAAGATTTATACTAAAATTAATTTGGTTACTATTTTTAACATGAATTCTTGATCAAAATTTtggttatcatcattaatgtaatcTTTTTCGGCTAGATTATTTTGGTTATCATTAACGTAATCTTTTTCGGCCAGATTATTTTGGTAATTGTTATGAACGTAATCTTACTACGATTATTTTCGTTACTGTTATTAACGTAATTATTTTTACTAAGATAATTCGGGTTACAATCATTAGAATTACCTTACTATCACTACGACGCTACCACACGCCCTGtgccacgcccacaacaccagtaCCTTGTCCCCTACAGATAAAGCACCGACCTCGCCGCCCACGTCAGGGGGGGCGGCGCCCACCTCCCCGACCGTCAGCCCCTCGAGCACGCCCACCTCGTCCCCCGGCAGCCCCGTCACGCCCACCAGTGCCGCCCTGGGCGTCGCCCCGCCCATGAACGTAGACGCCAGCTCCCTGGTCATCACCCACACTGACAGCGTCTACGAGAATGCCGCCAAGCTACTGTTCCTGGGGGTCAAATGGGCCCGTTCCATCCCTTCCTTCATGCAGGTGAGCTACTGTTACTGTTCCTTCTGTTCCGTGGGGTCAAATGGGCCCGTTCCATCCCTTCCTTCATGCAGGTGGGCTACTGTTACTGTTCCTTCTGTTCCGTGGGGTCAAATGGGCCCGTTCCATCCCTTCCTTCATGCAGGTGggctactgttactgctccttCTGTTCCGTGGGGTCAAGTGGGCCTGTTCCATCCCTTCCTTCATGTAGGTTggccactgttgctgctccttctGTTCCGTGGGGGTCAAGTGGGCCCGTTCCATCCCTTCCTTCATGCAGGTGggctactgttactgctccttCTGTTCCTGTGATGTAGGTAAAGTAATCCACTaccattacatatacatatatttctttctttcatactattcgccatttcccgcgttagcggggaagcgttaagaacagaggactgggcctttgagggaatatcctcacctggcccctttctctgttccttcttttgggaaaaaaagagatggatgatatatatatatatatatataaatatatatatatatatatatatatatatatatatatatatatatatatatatatatatatatatatctcgcatgtttaccaaatggcgtcctagcttcgtctcttcgatgtatatcaactgactgttatatttctctcttgtgtctcccctgatgatgtgattatttcacgaaagtgcacttgggaacttgtgtttcatttcacccgtggactcataggaatatatatatatatatatatatatatatatatatatatatatatatatatatatatatatatatatatatatattgtcctcaaacatctcatttccagcacatccatcctcctgcgcacaactctatccatagcccacgtctcgcaaccatacaacattgttggaaccactattccttcaaacatacccatttttgctttccgagataatgttctcgacttccacacattcttcaaggctcccagaattttcgccccctcccccaccctatgatccacttccgcttccatggttccatccgctgccagatccactcccagatatctaaaacacttcacttcctccagtttttctccattcaaactcacctcccaattgacttgaccctcaaccctactgtacctaataaccttgctcttattcacatttactcttaactttcttctttcacacactttaccaaactcagtcaccagcttctgcagtttctcacatgaatcagccaccagcgctgtatcatcagcgaacaacaactgactcacttcccaagctctctcatccccaacagacttcatacttgcccctctttccaaaactcttgcattcacctccctaacaaccccatccataaacaaattaaacaaccatggagacatcacacacccctgccgcaaacgtacattcactgagaaccaatcactttcctctcttcctacacgtacacatgccttacatcctcgataaaaacttttcactgcttctaacaacttgcctcccacaccgtttattcttaataccttccacagagcatctctatcaactctatcatatgccttctccagatccataaatgctacatacaaatccatttgcttttctaagtatttctcacatacattcttcaaagcaaacacctgatccacacatcctctaccacttctgaaaccacactgctcttccccaatctgatgctctgtacatgccttcaccctctcaatcaataccctcccatataatttaccagga
It encodes:
- the LOC139745999 gene encoding nuclear receptor subfamily 2 group E member 1-like isoform X1, with the translated sequence MERGGEAACRVCGDKASGKHYGVPSCDGCRGFFKRSIRRYRNKTLDYVCKEAGTCVVDVTRRNQCQACRFKKCLDVNMKKDGDAVNTAGLRWHCARDDDPRPLARGRSHGRPRREATSYIKGEALSSCCRVWADCCSAWRTYHALLNPNAVQHERAPRSCQKRPMFAPDMSSGAGFPPAASVGGGTGLPPLPPYYPALLPPVPFKPPFLPMTPSMPPLSLHFSHNSAFKPNLAVLGGELRRPYTDAALHHSPSPPIDSKPPINERREYKVVVGERLEFKPPFSTRLGMKPPITERLDLKPPTVDQRQPMNSLAEMSRATNEGSAFSPPRRVPSPPLSSAGEAEVSSSDVARHHGNTSLAAAIIRTTIHHHNNNESVHNNNNNNNISVYFSPDNCGKSNDKAPTSPPTSGGAAPTSPTVSPSSTPTSSPGSPVTPTSAALGVAPPMNVDASSLVITHTDSVYENAAKLLFLGVKWARSIPSFMQLPFRDQAILLEESWSELFVVAAAQWSLPLDEGNLVRGAGVSAEHEAALAREVEAMKDVITRLHALRVDHTEYACLKALILFRPEARGLRDGYGVEVLQDQTQLMLHEYLASKVCGAGGRVRAGKLLLLLPALGHISATAVQEIFFKQTVGNTPIERVLCDMFKSS
- the LOC139745999 gene encoding photoreceptor-specific nuclear receptor-like isoform X2, encoding MERGGEAACRVCGDKASGKHYGVPSCDGCRGFFKRSIRRYRNKTLDYVCKEAGTCVVDVTRRNQCQACRFKKCLDVNMKKDAVQHERAPRSCQKRPMFAPDMSSGAGFPPAASVGGGTGLPPLPPYYPALLPPVPFKPPFLPMTPSMPPLSLHFSHNSAFKPNLAVLGGELRRPYTDAALHHSPSPPIDSKPPINERREYKVVVGERLEFKPPFSTRLGMKPPITERLDLKPPTVDQRQPMNSLAEMSRATNEGSAFSPPRRVPSPPLSSAGEAEVSSSDVARHHGNTSLAAAIIRTTIHHHNNNESVHNNNNNNNISVYFSPDNCGKSNDKAPTSPPTSGGAAPTSPTVSPSSTPTSSPGSPVTPTSAALGVAPPMNVDASSLVITHTDSVYENAAKLLFLGVKWARSIPSFMQLPFRDQAILLEESWSELFVVAAAQWSLPLDEGNLVRGAGVSAEHEAALAREVEAMKDVITRLHALRVDHTEYACLKALILFRPEARGLRDGYGVEVLQDQTQLMLHEYLASKVCGAGGRVRAGKLLLLLPALGHISATAVQEIFFKQTVGNTPIERVLCDMFKSS